A single genomic interval of Dysidea avara chromosome 6, odDysAvar1.4, whole genome shotgun sequence harbors:
- the LOC136257274 gene encoding uncharacterized protein, with amino-acid sequence MTPHSTTGVSPAELLLGRRIRSHLDQLQPNLTNRVSTRQQAQKKNHDSHAKFRSLQVGDSVFVTNFNNGPKWLSGTIHDVRGPVSFTVSLTDSRLVRKHIDQIRFRTVTVELNDNKNDDVDFLVLPSSTSTWTTSIDRTPSSVTASPAVCRSNRICHPPDRYTPDDAN; translated from the coding sequence ATGACTCCCCATTCTACCACAGGTGTTTCTCCAGCAGAATTATTACTTGGTAGACGTATCAGATCTCATTTGGATCAACTCCAACCTAATTTGACAAACAGAGTTAGCACTAGACAGCAAGCACAGAAGAAGAACCATGACAGCCATGCTAAATTTCGAAGTCTTCAAGTGGGGGACTCAGTATTTGTGACGAACTTTAACAATGGTCCCAAATGGTTGTCTGGAACCATCCATGATGTGAGAGGTCCAGTCTCTTTTACAGTTTCCTTAACAGATAGTCGACTGGTTAGGAAGCATATTGACCAAATAAGGTTCAGAACTGTTACTGTTGAATTAAATGATAACAAGAATGATGATGTTGACTTCTTGGTACTACCATCCTCAACCTCCACATGGACCACATCCATTGATCGTACTCCTAGCTCAGTGACAGCCAGTCCAGCAGTGTGCCGTTCCAACAGAATCTGTCATCCTCCTGATCGTTATACTCCAGATGATGCCAACTAG